The following are from one region of the Etheostoma spectabile isolate EspeVRDwgs_2016 chromosome 2, UIUC_Espe_1.0, whole genome shotgun sequence genome:
- the LOC116696873 gene encoding serine/arginine repetitive matrix protein 2 isoform X11, whose protein sequence is MSADDFQTKYSSVMEGMLKGAIAETTKLFETMVDELKAELSKIKKENEELKTKCSQFENVRNQLTVDTRESEPPPGPSDGSEKRDRAVQCDLAPVRTVLVEQCQPLRHSSLENQEQQCRHEEIEYYSLQDHNYGEPNTQRPFILVKQEVCVKQEHTYDDSPVQSVLVQEKVEPIDNAGSPWASACGAENEGPHIKDVCSIGEIPLRLKDEEDQVALELPSLEMDIEGAQNQSPGLEHSLVISLAAIKDNMEEESQGSQKISETHEEPVPLEKLPSEVAQHQQEIEHLEKEQPSVVPQICQRAKDSTTVNKQSDVSLQRYADVQSTNKQLAQPTPLKKGEAFEELKTGVAVGESSPQPELIVRRKRGRPPKTAGRLNQQVKELCSPPVLLESSSKRSYLSRRCSSAKEKPSESQQLSMGIEEQAVQARSTEVSSVTETRTTVQPRGRCSSVTLQDAMLLVEAMNQSTVENTFSSSQIMAAPPQTQCAPSISTLKTVDEVPAEPQKPPCSHETHEVAGNLPITEVSTTTVDEVPAVSQTPPCPVETHEAAGNLAVTEASTTTQSTIQKLGVAPGTADATLTNKVQAHIKAVILKQKHLIIPSNTTTSSMPSPAAAAHTCMQSYQQHPPHPLITSLAASKPGKAVPRKITAKPKPVSSLMPHKIAKLFPNQLPIVVSTIVGARRRTSLSHSPTAGLPPGTLSLASDPQKTTHPMSSKMLAVVPSQSTATSTDPQSGPLPHSKITIVIPRQMSAVESKKRQSQSTVPTAKQDSAKSSTPVTVSLSQLSPPLSQELSISMDTQNASDKVGTKLDGILNLESPKPVDAGSKTINECTETCSNLNRSVELESTSPFPAQPTAFEKKLTPVVRLTRLPFPLSPKQTVVLSRLLMDGSSKTQSIFERDTTQKKPSSEGKSTQPAEALVLSIDICPIVKETSVPLSANTSEMSEKPNDVQKMASLSSNTTILEESNSTYVQPSTPSKVRNISTRAGSGAADPTFNIDEEIFEDCALPTDPPIDEKQLSPVIRLTSITTKKKPEPQLQMTQAQFLAQLRVSPVTQEPKQASSDPTSSSDKKRFQRKGIVAKLRSHFKLHLQARRTATNPEPNGEMETPTVNDKKLRLEKDSPKNSGDSISICPRRSGLCRAGVGPKRTGREPIYVSSRKFKATRKPTRVSPRRSSTGRNCAGSKTEKSSLRSRRSSSIEKSANSKITKSSLLRPRRSSLIQESASSKMTKSTLVSPRRSSSNKESPSSEKTKSTLVSPRRSSSIKEKASSKKTNSTLVSPRRSSSINESSNSKSASPKKTKSTSVSPRRSSSSIESANSKKTVVTPVSPRRSSLIQEHASSKNTKPTSVSPRMSRSVEESPKTTSVIPMRCEIPTTPKLPTKGTNFFCRRKCTLTKDGSSSQQDKREANSSSPSYSMTVDDASTKNKTSDTSSPSVGWPKSATDGFSPGRTGDSTPPKKPRLIQDGPGPQMNLRVANAKKLAKAAKAKTIAKMKNARQSQLQNVAKTNQLAESSVSCETVRKIKVTAVWTPPLMTSVTTTPPEGKEREPGPKDQPIVSPPSVPRFPMPVRAAPFVSPLQPLSVIGRRLLKNQCGECGRVLSSIAALESHVSLHKGHRPFSCTLCGKNFPDSKCLKRHGRVHRNGRIHICQKCGKGFVYSFGLTKHLQMVHTRIKPFICQVCNKGFLTKRDVEAHIRIHTGEKPFHCDLCGRTFTRKVELNVHLRWHNGEKRHWCPYCGKGFLDFNNLKRHKYIHTGERPHACPHCPKHFTQSGHVKKHVKNVHKIQ, encoded by the exons ACCTGGCTCCTGTCCGCACGGTGCTGGTGGAGCAATGTCAACCATTGAGGCACTCATCATTGGAAAATCAAGAGCAACAATGCCGTCATGAGGAGATAGAGTACTACAGTTTGCAGGACCATAACTATGGGGAGCCGAATACTCAAAGGCCCTTTATTCTTGTTAAACAAGAAGTGTGTGTTAAACAAGAG CACACTTATGATGATTCTCCTGTGCAGTCTGTCCTGGTCCAGGAGAAAGTTGAGCCCATTGATAATGCAG GTTCACCATGGGCCTCAGCTTGTGGAGCTGAGAATGAAGGGCCTCACATTAAGGACGTCTGTTCAATTGGAGAAATACCCTTACGTCTAAAAGATGAAGAGGACCAAGTGGCCCTCGAACTACCCTCTTTGGAAATGGATATCGAAGGAGCCCAGAACCAATCGCCTGGGTTAGAACATTCACTAGTAATCTCACTCGCTGCAATAAAAGACAATATGGAAGAAGAGTCTCAAGGCAGTCAGAAGATATCAGAAACACATGAAGAACCTGTTCCATTGGAAAAACTCCCATCGGAGGTGGCTCAGCATCAACAAGAGATTGAACACCTGGAAAAAGAGCAACCATCAGTGGTCCCCCAAATTTGTCAAAGAGCGAAAGACAGTACAACAGTTAATAAACAGTCTGATGTTTCTCTGCAACGGTATGCAGACGTGCAATCTACCAACAAACAGTTAGCACAACCTACACCACTCAAAAAAGGAGAAGCATTTGAAGAATTAAAAACTGGTGTGGCAGTTGGTGAGTCAAGTCCACAGCCTGAGTTGATAGTACGACGTAAAAGAGGGCGGCCACCAAAGACAGCTGGACGTCTGAATCAGCAAGTGAAAGAACTCTGTTCTCCACCTGTTTTACTAGAATCGTCAAGTAAAAGAAGTTATTTAAGTAGAAGATGTTCCTCTGCAAAGGAAAAACCATCAGAATCTCAGCAACTCTCCATGGGAATTGAAGAACAGGCAGTTCAGGCACGATCCACTGAGGTTTCATCAGTAACTGAAACACGAACCACTGTTCAGCCCAGAGGACGCTGCAGCTCTGTAACTCTTCAGGATGCAATGCTATTAGTTGAAGCCATGAATCAGTCAACGGTAGAAAATACATTCTCCTCTTCACAAATAATGGCAGCCCCACCACAAACCCAGTGTGCCCCCAGTATTAGTACCTTAAAAACTGTGGATGAGGTGCCAGCTGAGCCACAGAAACCGCCATGTTCTCATGAAACTCATGAAGTAGCAGGCAATCTGCCAATAACTGAGGTGTCCACAACAACAGTGGATGAGGTGCCAGCCGTGTCACAAACACCGCCATGTCCTGTTGAAACTCATGAAGCTGCAGGGAATTTGGCCGTAACAGAGGCGTCCACTACGACGCAATCGACAATACAAAAACTTGGTGTTGCTCCTGGTACTGCAGATGCTACTCTAACCAATAAAGTTCAGGCCCACATCAAGGCTGTCATACTAAAACAAAAGCATTtgatcattccatccaatactACTACATCTTCAATGCCCtcaccagctgctgctgctcataCATGCATGCAGTCATATCAGCAGCACCCTCCCCACCCTCTGATAACATCGCTAGCAGCCAGCAAACCGGGTAAGGCCGTACCTCGTAAAATAACTGCCAAGCCAAAACCAGTATCCTCATTAATGCCTCATAAAATAGCAAAACTGTTTCCAAACCAACTTCCTATTGTTGTGTCAACCATTGTTGGTGCCCGGAGAAGAACTTCACTTTCACACTCTCCAACTGCAGGTCTGCCTCCTGGAACACTTTCCCTAGCTTCTGATCCTCAGAAAACAACACACCCAATGTCCAGTAAAATGCTTGCTGTTGTCCCTTCACAGTCGACCGCCACCTCTACAGACCCACAGTCAGGACCTCTACCACACTCGAAAATAACAATTGTAATTCCGAGACAGATGTCAGCTGTGGAGTCAAAGAAACGCCAGTCACAGAGCACTGTTCCGACAGCCAAGCAGGACTCAGCCAAATCATCTACTCCTGTTACAGTGTCATTGTCGCAGTTGTCACCTCCTTTATCACAGGAGTTGAGCATTTCTATGGACACACAAAACGCTTCAGATAAAGTGGGCACAAAACTGGACGGAATACTCAACTTAGAATCTCCCAAACCAGTTGACGCTGGTTCTAAAACCATAAATGAATGCACAGAAACCTGTTCTAATTTAAACAGGTCAGTAGAGCTAGAGTCAACCTCACCGTTTCCTGCGCAACCCACAGCTTTTGAGAAAAAACTTACTCCCGTGGTCAGATTAACCAGGCTCCCATTTCCATTATCACCCAAACAGACAGTTGTATTGTCAAGACTGCTTATGGATGGGTCTTCTAAAACTCAAAGCATTTTCGAAAGAGATACCACACAAAAGAAACCATCATCTGAGGGCAAATCAACACAGCCAGCAGAGGCACTTGTGTTATCCATTGATATTTGTCCCATTGTAAAAGAAACGTCCGTTCCTCTGTCTGCAAACACCTCTGAGATGTCAGAGAAGCCAAATGATGTACAAAAGATGGCATCATTATCCTCAAACACCACCATTTTAGAAGAGTCCAACAGCACATATGTGCAGCCATCTACACCATCCAAGGTGAGGAACATCTCAACTCGGGCTGGATCTGGTGCAGCTGATCCTACTTTTAATATTGATGAGGAAATATTTGAAGATTGTGCGTTACCTACTGACCCACCTATAGATGAGAAACAATTATCTCCAGTTATACGTCTTACCTCCATCACCACCAAGAAAAAACCTGAGCCTCAATTACAAATGACTCAAGCCCAGTTCCTGGCCCAGCTGAGGGTGTCACCTGTTACACAAGAACCAAAACAG gccTCCTCTGATCCAACCAGCTccagtgacaaaaaaaggtttcaaagaAAAGGCATTGTCGCCAAACTCCGAAGTCATTTCAAACTTCACTTGCAAGCAAGAAGAACAGCAACAAATCCAGAACCTAACGGAGAAATGGAGACCCCCACTGTAAACGACAAGAAACTGAGATTGGAGAAAGACAGTCCAAAAAACTCAGGTGATTCCATTTCTATTTGTCCCAGGAGATCTGGACTATGTAGAGCAGGTGTTGGACCCAAGAGGACTGGTAGAGAACCAATTTATGTTAGTTCTAGGAAGTTTAAGGCTACTAGAAAACCCACTCGTGTGAGTCCCAGGAGGTCTAGTACAGGTAGAAATTGTGCAGGCTCCAAAACGGAAAAATCCTCTTTGCGTTCTAGAAGGTCTAGCTCAATTGAAAAAAGTGCTAACTCTAAAATCACCAAGTCCTCTTTGTTGAGACCTAGGAGATCTAGCTTAATTCAAGAAAGTGCTAGCTCTAAAATGACCAAATCCACTTTAGTGAGTCCAAGGAGGTCTAGCTCAAACAAAGAAAGTCCTAGTTCTGAAAAGACAAAATCCAC TTTAGTGAGTCCTAGAAGGTCTAGCTCAATTAAGGAAAAAGCTAGCTCTAAAAAGACAAATTCCACTTTGGTGAGTCCTAGGAG ATCTAGCTCAATTAACGAAAGTTCCAACTCTAAAAGTGCTAGCCCTAAAAAGACTAAATCCACTTCGGTGAGTCCTAGGAGGTCCAGCTCCTCCATAGAAAGTGCTAATTCAAAAAAGACAGTGGTGACTCCTGTGAGTCCTAGGAGGTCAAGCTTAATTCAAGAACATGCTAGCTCTAAAAACACCAAACCCACTTCAGTGAGTCCTAGGATGTCTAGGTCAGTTGAGGAAAGTCCTAAAACTACTTCTGTGATCCCTATGAGGTGTGAAATTCCTACTACCCCTAAATTACCTACCAAGGGAACAAATTTCTTCTGCCGTAGGAAGTGTACCCTCACTAAAGATGGTTCTAGCAGTCAACAGGACAAAAGGGAAGCTAATTCTTCCAGTCCTAGCTATAGCATGACTGTAGATGATGCCAGTACCAAAAACAAGACGAGTGATACCAGTTCCCCAAGTGTTGGGTGGCCTAAATCGGCGACAGATGGTTTCAGTCCTGGTAGAACAGGGGACTCCACTCCTCCTAAGAAACCCAGATTAATTCAAGATGGTCCTGGTCCTCAAATGAATTTAAGAGTGGCAAATGCTAAGAAGTTGGCTAAAGCAGCAAAAGCCAAAACAatagcaaaaatgaaaaatgctaGGCAATCGCAATTGCAGAACGTAGCTAAAACAAACCAGTTAGCAGAGAGCAGTGTTTCCTGCGAGACCGTGAGAAAAATTAAAGTTACAGCTGTGTGGACTCCTCCTCTAATGACATCTGTCACGACTACGCCTCCggaaggaaaagagagagagccagGACCCAAGGATCAGCCCATAGTTTCCCCCCCAAGTGTTCCTCGCTTCCCCATGCCTGTCAGAGCAGCACCTTTTGTATCACCGCTACAGCCTTTATCAGTCATTGGTAGGCGTCTGCTCAAGAACCAGTGTGGGGAGTGCGGACGTGTCCTCAGCAGCATTGCCGCCCTGGAAAGCCACGTCAGTCTCCACAAAGGTCATCGGCCGTTCTCATGCACGCTCTGCGGGAAGAACTTCCCCGACTCAAAATGTCTTAAACGGCATGGTCGGGTGCACCGCAACGGCAGGATTCATATCTGTCAAAAGTGCGGGAAGGGCTTTGTCTACAGTTTTGGCCTCACCAAACACCTCCAGATGGTGCACACGAGGATTAAACCTTTCATCTGCCAGGTCTGCAACAAGGGTTTCCTCACAAAACGAGACGTGGAAGCCCACATACGGATACACACCGGAGAGAAACCATTCCATTGCGACCTCTGTGGAAGGACATTCACAAGGAAGGTTGAACTCAATGTGCATTTAAGGTGGCATAATGGAGAGAAGAGGCACTGGTGCCCGTACTGTGGGAAAGGATTTTTAGACTTTAATAACCTGAAAAGACACAAATATATCCACACAGGGGAGAGACCACATGCCTGCCCACACTGCCCCAAGCACTTCACGCAGTCAGGCCATGTGAAaaagcatgttaaaaatgtacataaaatccaATGA